GAAACAAATACTAACGTCATATGAATAATGTATATAGTGGAACTCGGTCAACCCAGTCCAGCAAACCAACCCGCTAATCTATACGGGATTTGCGGGGGCTTTCGCTAGTTTCTTCCAGACGGGGGACCCGAATGCGCATAAGTTGACAGATGGGGATGTAGTGGGGGTTCCGGAGTTGAAGGGGACGGACGAAGAGTTTGTGATCAGGGAGGGTGGGTTTGAGAATGTTCGGTTGGAGGGAATGAGGGCGAAATGTGAATTTTGGAGAGGTGTTGGGGGGAGGGTTCCTGTCTAGACTTACGGATTACAGATTACAGATTACAGATGATATGTCTTGGACGGTGGGTGATAAAGGTGTGAGTTGAATGCGTCgtctatctatatatgcTAATGTCGTGAAGGATGATGGTAATTATAATGTACATGATGGTGATATGATATAATACATACAGCCGTGTCTATTGTAAACCAAGACCAGGCCGCGCGGGTATTCGAGACCGattccagcgccagcaaTTGATACCCAGAAACATGAAATATGAGTAAAAAGCACAACCCCATTCCGTGGGGCGGAAGGTAAGAATTCTAAATCAGAGCCTGGCCTCTGAACATACCCTCGCGAACCTCCTTGACCACATCCTTGCGGTCTTTCTTACCGACCAACACGACCGCACGACCGCGCTTGCCCATACGTCCAAGACGACCTAGGCGATGGATGAAGTCGATTGTCGTGTGCGGGACGTGGTAGAGAACGACGGTTTTCACGGCCAGGGTGTCGATACCTCGCGACGCGATATCAGTTGTAACAAGGACCTTGGTGTTGGGCAAGTGTCGCTGGGGGCCGCTGTTCGACTGCTCAGGCAGCACGAAGGGAATGGACGACTTGGCCGCACGGTTCTTCTTTCGATGAAGCATGATTTCTTCGGCGGTGGGTATGACGGAGGGCTCTGTGAATTCGGCTAGGATTTCATCTTGTTTTCTAGTGCCGGAGTCCCGAGAGAATGAAACCGCGTCAATACCCTTTGATTTGAGGAATTGAGCTACCTCGTCGGCCTCCTCGCGCTCATTGACGAAGACAAGGATTTTCTTGACTGTCGGCTCGGTCCAGAAATTTGGACGGCCGGGATCGGACTCCCCTCCTGCTTTGCCGATGGACCAGATTACGTCGGCGCAGGCGAGGTTACGGTTTCCGCGGTAGGGATCCTTCTGGATGTCGACCACACCCAGTTGTACACGTCGAGGAATAGCATGTAGATTGGGAGTAGTTAGTCGCGTGATTTCGGGGTAGCGCTTGCGCAGCTGCGTGTCAAGACTGCGCGGTATTGTGGCCGAGCAGAAGATAAGCTTTTGCAACGAAGGAGCGACCTTGCTGATAACTTCGGTCGTTGTTGGCAAAAATGAACGATCCATAAGAGAGTCGGCTTCATCAAGAACGAGGTGGCTGACGCGACTCAAGACGTAAGGATCGGTTTTGGCGATTGAGGCTAGGAGATGCGGGGTCGAAACCAGAATATCGATACCTTCTGGGTTGAAGAGTGTGCTTTTGATCCGACGAGGCGTCAGAGTGGAAGATATAACTCCAGATCTGTACTTGACCGTATGGGAAAAAGCCTTGACTTTGGCTCCCACCTGGGCAACCAACTCCGCCGTGGGTACCAGAATAATTGCCCTAGGCCTCGCAGCATTCGACGGTGGGGGCAGCTCGGGCTCGAGGTCAAACGCCTGGTTTCTCGagttctcttccttctcttgcgctttcttctcctcctctttcttttcagcctcaacatccagaGCCTCCTGGCGTTTGATAGCGTCGACCAGAGGGATTAAATACGCTAGTGTCTTCCCTGAACCAGTTTCCGCGGCCAGAAGATATTGAGCATATTGAGGttcttcgtcatcaactTTCTTCACACGTTTCTTCGTTGAGGGGTCCTCGAGCAGCCTCGGAATTGCAACGCGCTGGATTGGGGTCGGAACAGCATGGGTGACACCTGGCAGGATTTGAGAGAAAATCGAATTTCGGACGATGGGAAGAAGCGGAAATTGGTCGAAGCTCGAGACTTCTGCGATTTTGCTCTTGATTGCTGTCCGTTTGCCGTAGGAGACAGGCGACAGGGCAGTCTGCATCTTAAGAGCTTTGTATAGCGGGCTTTCGGTTTTTTCTGGTTTTTCTTCGGAGTCTTTGGAGCGTTTCAATGCGGCTTGAGACCGCGACCGTGGATCATCCCGGACGCGCGCCTGTGTCTGATTCATGTTGGGGAACAGGCCGATTCGACCGCGATCTGTCCGCCGTCCTTTGAGCGACGATTTGGAGACATCTTTCGAGAGTGTCATGCGGGCTTTGCGGCGGAGGCGACCCGTGGCCACCGCGCGAACAGCCTGACCTCCCTGCAGGGGAGAAATGGCCAGGGAGGTCTGGGCACGACATAATAGGCATACTGGAGGCCGAAGGGGTAGCGACAGCCCACTGAGCCGGTTCATTGCGGGTTTGGGGATGGGGCTCGGAGTGGGAGGTGAAGGCTGATGGAAAAGTCTGGACCtgcagaaaaaaaaaggatcCTCACTGCTGAAAGGGACAGAAGCTTGGACCAAGACCCATTGGACCGCTCGCCGGGGGAATCCAGCGCGCTAGGCCACGTGCAGGCTAGCGCGATCGAGAGAGTCCGGGTTTCAGGCGCCGAGGCTGCAATCTCGCTGCCAGTCGGCGCCAGTTGCTGCCAGTTACAGGGCGTTGCTGTGGAAACTCCCGCCAGCCAAATGTCAACACCGCGGCGGCTCCTCAGGCTCCACGAGTCCGTCGTCTCCAACCACGGCACCAGGCATCTTTATCCTACTTAACACTCTCCCACTGCGCTTCTCCCCTCCAACATTCCTCCTACCGCCCATAGTCTGGACCTTGTTGTTGTCTtcagtgctggtggtggatggCATGCCATTTTGATTTTCATTCCCCCCCCCAGTTGGATTTGCACGCCATTCGATCTCAACTTTCTTCTGAATCTCGTCCAACCACGATCTCTTTCCATTTGACTTCCATAGTCCTTCGTTATTGATTCCCTTGTTTGGGGCGGCGCAAGATCAAAGAAAACAGACCCCAACTTCCCCCCCAACGTTAACGAAATTGGCAATCGCCTTGGATGATCTTCCCTTTGTGATACTGTTACGAGTCCCATGAGTTACGCACTTATTGGGTGTTATTGAATTCACCGGATATTGGATTTATCTCAGACACTTTCACTGAGCTTCCTGGATATCTGTCGTctcttgtttttgtttatCGAGAATAGGTATGGTGGCGTTCCCCCTCCGCAAGGGGTTAAAGGCTAAGCTGAAACAAGTTTACTGATCCCCTCTGCTTAGcgctgttttctttttgctgcTTTTGTGATCTTgagtttctcttctttgcttttgctttccTTGAACCCTGAGTCTGTCTTTCGTGAAGATGGGCAGTAACACGGGACAACGGCCACTCTCAGAAGTGAGCCCGATGGCTCACCGTCGGAACTCTCCAGTCTGGAACCAGTCTAATAGGGTAACGTGCGTGCGCTCTGGTGGTGGATTTGTGGCTAACGATAATAAAATAGTCGTCGAAGAGCATTGAGTCCTCGCCATTTGAGTCGCCCTCTACAACGCGCCGCTTTTGGCAAGGCCGTGACTCGGGGTCTCCCTTCCAAAAGAACTCCGAAAACCAGGCACCGTACGACCCAGAATTTGGGGTTTCCACCTCGAAGAGACCGTCTCTCGAGAATTTGAAGCGTGCATCGCGAGTCAAGGGTAACAGTATGTTTCGCGACTACAACCAAGAGTATGATCCCGCGAGCGTCTACGTTCCGCAAAGGCCGCTGGCGTTCAATCGTGCTTCGCCTCAGCGACAAAGCCAGGGTATAACCACGGCCAATACGCCTAGCCCCGACAAGGCGCAAATAGTGCCTCGGCCTCCTTCGCCTAGCAAGGATCAAGCACCCCCCGCGAAGTCGTCGCTATCGCGCGCCAGTAGATTTGGAACCAAGGACATGGGCTTCGATCCCGAGAATGAAATATGGACCGATATTGATGGTTCTCGGTACACGAAGAGTGTTACTTTTGATGCTGCCCCGCCTCAGGTCAACGAATATGAGATGACCACTCCTGACCCTTCCTCGATCGCATCTGATTCGCGCGACGGAAGCTATGActcggaagaggatgagggcgACATCAGCTTTGATCGGGGGTCCATTGACCGTGACGACAGTTTCGATGCCTCgctcgaggatcttgagAAAACCCCGGTCGTCATGCCTGAGGATTGGCGCTTTATGAGCCCAGAGAACGCGAACGATGAGTTAGTGAAGGAGAATAATGATCCGTTCACCAGCGAAGACAGCCAAAGCCCTGAGCCCCGGTCTTCATCAAGACAAGAGGGCCGTACAAGGCATTCCCGTGTGGAGTCTCTGGATTCTAATGGTGAGCGTCGCCCTCTACCACCGCTGCCTGCGATCCAAGGCCTGTCTTTTTCTCCACGGACACCATCACCGGACAAGATTACCGCAGCATTTGAGCGTGGAAGCGGTAACCAGCGAGTCCTgccagcaccgccagcagcgGCAACGTACAGCGAGTCGGATATTTACGAACTCGGCCGCGGTTCCATGTCGCTCGAAGATAGGTTGCGCCTCATGATGATTCAGAGAGAAGAGCGTGAAAAGACGGCTGAACAGCGCAATGATGAATCGAAAGTCAACGGGGACAAGATGGAAGATAACGTTGCCGACACACCAAAAGAAGTGGAGTCTGCGGCGGCTCACGGCAACCTACCTGCAGCGAGTGAAGGCGATGttttttctcctccacgTATTTCCAGGGACTCCATACTGCGCGATATGCGCGGAGGGGACGACTACACGGATGATTCATACGAAAACTCATCTCAAGGAAGTGCAAGTCCTCGCGATTACGGGAATTATGACCCAGATGTTCCAATTCCTTCTCTTGAGAATGATCACGATAACagtgacgaagacgatgatgacgacgatacGAATAGTGTCGTGATCAAGCAGGAGCCAGAAGATGATACCGAT
This region of Aspergillus puulaauensis MK2 DNA, chromosome 5, nearly complete sequence genomic DNA includes:
- the mrh4 gene encoding ATP-dependent RNA helicase MRH4 (COG:L;~EggNog:ENOG410PIDU;~InterPro:IPR027417,IPR001650,IPR014014,IPR014001, IPR011545;~PFAM:PF04851,PF00270,PF00271;~go_function: GO:0003676 - nucleic acid binding [Evidence IEA];~go_function: GO:0004386 - helicase activity [Evidence IEA];~go_function: GO:0005524 - ATP binding [Evidence IEA]), with product MNRLSGLSLPLRPPVCLLCRAQTSLAISPLQGGQAVRAVATGRLRRKARMTLSKDVSKSSLKGRRTDRGRIGLFPNMNQTQARVRDDPRSRSQAALKRSKDSEEKPEKTESPLYKALKMQTALSPVSYGKRTAIKSKIAEVSSFDQFPLLPIVRNSIFSQILPGVTHAVPTPIQRVAIPRLLEDPSTKKRVKKVDDEEPQYAQYLLAAETGSGKTLAYLIPLVDAIKRQEALDVEAEKKEEEKKAQEKEENSRNQAFDLEPELPPPSNAARPRAIILVPTAELVAQVGAKVKAFSHTVKYRSGVISSTLTPRRIKSTLFNPEGIDILVSTPHLLASIAKTDPYVLSRVSHLVLDEADSLMDRSFLPTTTEVISKVAPSLQKLIFCSATIPRSLDTQLRKRYPEITRLTTPNLHAIPRRVQLGVVDIQKDPYRGNRNLACADVIWSIGKAGGESDPGRPNFWTEPTVKKILVFVNEREEADEVAQFLKSKGIDAVSFSRDSGTRKQDEILAEFTEPSVIPTAEEIMLHRKKNRAAKSSIPFVLPEQSNSGPQRHLPNTKVLVTTDIASRGIDTLAVKTVVLYHVPHTTIDFIHRLGRLGRMGKRGRAVVLVGKKDRKDVVKEVREGMFRGQALI